The following are encoded together in the Paludisphaera mucosa genome:
- a CDS encoding NPCBM/NEW2 domain-containing protein, with the protein MRAKIDDRFERKPPDFRIMPQLVSEAKDPLRQDLNAIIKANDDAFASPDELTRYMNLYLQANNVAYNGAGPDLQMVNNVRGAMLENLVSTAFGMEPDAFVKNMMSTMNREIGRSAQAQAIAVANSRAQQEAVREMQSMERSHAERCYAAGRVVNKSISNSMEKIASRNRRVQWLKCEFVVIDRNKEVVLRLSNSDRDVSDSLVQVTTRGPRMPRQEMVDASTTGVFVLPPFKSGEVVSIPLGFSTGMAAGIDEVDITLFGPEGWFVLEDVQGVNRRQKKFKKLNQFVKRKVESKDGLDLRAIPYEGLTGPESWFSNNGMIELPSRQRRPILMNGLRIRGIATRLFSGDGEVTYAINGNANQFKGSVALCRMPDEKWEKPPGPLVFQVLSGDRLLWESPPVTKFDEPIAFEVDVSGVHHLRLRAVPRGGEEFVPVWLDPVLTVDRSAKK; encoded by the coding sequence ATGCGGGCGAAGATCGACGATCGATTCGAGCGAAAGCCGCCTGATTTTCGAATCATGCCTCAGCTCGTCTCGGAAGCAAAGGACCCGCTCCGTCAGGATCTTAATGCCATAATCAAGGCGAACGACGACGCATTCGCGTCGCCGGACGAGTTGACGCGATACATGAATTTGTACCTACAGGCTAATAATGTTGCATACAATGGTGCCGGGCCTGATCTACAGATGGTCAACAATGTAAGAGGTGCCATGCTTGAGAATTTGGTCTCCACAGCCTTTGGTATGGAGCCTGATGCATTCGTAAAGAATATGATGTCAACCATGAATCGAGAAATCGGCCGCAGCGCCCAAGCACAGGCAATCGCAGTTGCGAATTCACGTGCGCAGCAGGAGGCGGTCAGGGAAATGCAGTCGATGGAACGCTCTCACGCTGAACGCTGTTATGCCGCAGGTCGCGTCGTGAACAAGTCGATATCAAACAGTATGGAAAAAATTGCCAGCAGGAACAGAAGAGTTCAGTGGCTAAAGTGCGAATTCGTTGTGATCGATAGAAACAAGGAGGTCGTGCTCAGGCTGTCCAATAGCGATCGGGATGTCTCGGACTCTCTCGTGCAAGTCACGACGAGAGGGCCGAGGATGCCGCGTCAAGAGATGGTCGACGCTTCAACCACGGGCGTTTTCGTGCTTCCGCCCTTCAAGTCGGGTGAAGTCGTCTCAATCCCGTTGGGCTTCTCAACGGGTATGGCGGCCGGAATAGACGAGGTCGACATAACTCTATTTGGCCCAGAAGGATGGTTCGTACTCGAAGACGTCCAGGGTGTAAATCGCAGGCAGAAAAAGTTCAAAAAGCTAAATCAATTCGTCAAACGGAAGGTCGAGTCAAAAGACGGTCTTGATCTACGCGCGATTCCGTATGAAGGGCTCACTGGTCCGGAATCCTGGTTCTCGAACAACGGCATGATTGAATTACCTTCCCGACAACGGCGACCGATCCTCATGAATGGGCTGCGGATTCGCGGTATCGCAACCCGGCTTTTTTCGGGTGACGGCGAAGTTACATATGCGATTAACGGCAACGCGAACCAATTCAAAGGTTCAGTTGCATTGTGCCGCATGCCCGACGAAAAATGGGAGAAGCCTCCTGGGCCTTTGGTTTTCCAGGTTCTCTCCGGCGACCGCTTGCTCTGGGAATCGCCGCCGGTAACCAAGTTCGACGAACCGATCGCATTCGAAGTCGACGTGAGCGGGGTTCACCATCTACGGTTACGAGCTGTACCTAGAGGCGGTGAGGAATTCGTCCCTGTCTGGCTTGATCCAGTCTTGACGGTAGATCGCTCTGCCAAGAAGTAA
- a CDS encoding glutamine amidotransferase, with protein sequence MDSGFSVSLNPIAPWPFLVVASAAVVGLTIAAYARKLRGPGASWRWVALGLRLFALLLCLLAALRPSVILQEKKKQAASIVFLLDSSTSMKIQDEANSTARWKSAREALKAGVEAAKKLSGDLEVKAYGFDSAVRDLNLDEEAAAPPEPDGRETQLGSALLEIDKRQAQGARRIARLVVLSDFGSNNGTNPLVAARRYRDQQTPVSTVVFGTQGAGAGSRDVAVREITAGPTVFVKNKLEVRGALSARGFGGQTLDVELFVEDQPTAVAKAQVKVPDGADSVPITGLNYIPQTPGEKKVTLKVAPREGELVLSNNEISTFVTVLSGGLNVLFVQGPNFTWDYKYLMNSIGTSPDIEVKGALIRKPAVGDKGELDDDEFTPGRYDVYVVSDMPADFLTPRQHHLLADAIKKGAAGMIMLGGRNSFGPGGWGRTEIADVLPVEVHPGDGQIEPPGGVQFKPNAIGLNSYLLQIGSDPANTARLWEALKPVQGTNRFGEPKRGAEILGTANGVDAEPMMLSIETGRGRTIAYGGDTWVWARTELGRPAHRKFWRQVVFWLSHKENQGSDQIKLSIDRRRAAVGQSVEMTIAGRDAKGGPLKDVDYDVKVEREGEGAEATSEAVEDYIRGDESLASYPARGKPGDYKVTVIGRRNGQEVGRDTARFLVYQDDRELENPSADPELARQIAEITAGEPVPPEQLAKHLAGLDKAAFTEYVSPTEHRVWDNWPFFLLFTLCLTLEWWLRKRHGWV encoded by the coding sequence ATGGACTCAGGATTCAGCGTCAGCCTCAACCCGATCGCCCCGTGGCCGTTCCTCGTCGTGGCGTCGGCGGCCGTCGTCGGCCTGACGATCGCGGCCTACGCGCGCAAGCTCCGCGGCCCTGGCGCGAGCTGGCGGTGGGTCGCCCTGGGGCTGCGGCTGTTCGCGCTCCTGCTCTGCCTGCTGGCGGCCCTGCGGCCGTCGGTGATCCTCCAGGAGAAGAAGAAGCAGGCGGCGTCGATCGTGTTCCTGCTCGATTCGAGCACGAGCATGAAGATCCAGGACGAGGCCAACAGCACGGCCCGCTGGAAGTCGGCCCGCGAGGCCCTGAAGGCCGGCGTCGAGGCCGCGAAGAAGCTCAGCGGCGACCTGGAGGTCAAGGCCTACGGCTTCGACTCCGCCGTCCGCGACCTCAACCTCGACGAGGAGGCCGCCGCGCCCCCCGAGCCCGACGGCCGCGAGACCCAGCTCGGCTCGGCCCTGCTGGAGATCGACAAGAGGCAGGCGCAGGGGGCCCGACGGATCGCCCGCCTGGTCGTCCTGTCCGACTTCGGCTCGAACAACGGAACCAACCCGCTGGTCGCCGCGCGGCGGTACCGCGACCAGCAGACGCCGGTCTCCACGGTCGTCTTCGGCACCCAGGGCGCGGGGGCCGGCTCGCGCGACGTCGCGGTCCGCGAGATCACCGCCGGCCCGACGGTCTTCGTCAAGAACAAGCTCGAAGTCCGCGGCGCGCTCTCGGCGCGGGGGTTCGGCGGCCAGACGCTCGACGTCGAGCTGTTCGTCGAGGACCAGCCCACGGCCGTCGCCAAGGCCCAGGTCAAGGTCCCCGACGGGGCCGACTCGGTCCCCATCACGGGCCTGAACTACATCCCCCAGACGCCCGGCGAGAAGAAGGTGACGCTCAAGGTCGCCCCCCGCGAGGGCGAGCTGGTGCTCTCGAACAACGAGATCAGCACCTTCGTCACCGTCCTCAGCGGCGGCCTGAACGTGCTGTTCGTTCAGGGGCCGAACTTCACCTGGGATTACAAGTACCTGATGAACTCGATCGGCACCTCCCCCGACATCGAGGTCAAGGGGGCCCTGATCCGCAAGCCGGCCGTCGGCGACAAGGGGGAGCTCGACGACGACGAGTTCACGCCGGGCCGGTACGACGTCTACGTCGTCAGCGACATGCCGGCCGACTTCCTGACCCCCAGGCAGCACCACCTGCTGGCCGACGCGATCAAGAAGGGCGCGGCGGGGATGATCATGCTCGGCGGCCGCAACAGCTTCGGCCCCGGCGGCTGGGGCCGGACCGAGATCGCCGACGTCCTCCCCGTCGAGGTCCATCCCGGCGACGGCCAGATCGAGCCGCCCGGCGGCGTGCAGTTCAAGCCCAACGCGATCGGCCTGAACAGCTACCTGCTGCAGATCGGCTCGGACCCCGCCAACACCGCCAGGCTCTGGGAGGCGCTGAAGCCGGTGCAGGGGACGAACCGGTTCGGCGAGCCCAAGCGCGGGGCCGAGATCCTGGGCACGGCCAACGGCGTCGACGCCGAGCCGATGATGCTCTCGATCGAGACCGGCCGCGGCCGAACGATCGCCTACGGCGGCGACACCTGGGTCTGGGCCCGCACCGAGCTGGGCCGCCCCGCCCACCGCAAATTCTGGCGGCAGGTCGTCTTCTGGCTCTCGCACAAGGAGAACCAGGGGAGCGACCAGATCAAGCTGAGCATCGACCGCCGCCGCGCCGCCGTGGGCCAGTCCGTCGAGATGACCATCGCCGGCCGCGACGCCAAGGGGGGCCCGCTCAAGGACGTCGACTACGACGTCAAGGTCGAGCGCGAGGGCGAAGGGGCCGAGGCGACGAGCGAGGCCGTCGAGGACTACATCCGCGGCGACGAGTCGCTGGCCTCGTACCCCGCCCGCGGCAAGCCCGGCGACTACAAGGTCACGGTCATCGGCCGCCGCAACGGCCAGGAGGTCGGCCGCGACACCGCGCGGTTCCTGGTCTACCAGGACGACCGCGAGCTGGAGAACCCCTCGGCCGACCCCGAGCTGGCCCGCCAGATCGCCGAGATCACCGCCGGCGAGCCCGTCCCCCCCGAGCAGCTCGCCAAGCACCTCGCCGGCCTCGACAAGGCCGCCTTCACCGAGTACGTCAGCCCCACCGAGCACCGCGTCTGGGACAACTGGCCCTTCTTCCTCCTCTTCACCCTCTGCCTGACCCTCGAATGGTGGCTCCGCAAGCGCCACGGCTGGGTGTGA